A DNA window from Bacteroidota bacterium contains the following coding sequences:
- a CDS encoding competence/damage-inducible protein A, translating to MKVHLMTIGDELLIGQVVNTNASWLGEQMVIRGAEVVRMVTVPDELDLIVEELRYAVDDADLVIMTGGLGPTHDDLTRDAIAAFLGVGLAQDDAVVEVIRERFSRRGKEMPARNAVQAMVPAGCEVLPNQVGTAPGLWFEGEQVKLCALPGVPHEMRTLMREHVIPRVTTDQRIRPLAQRTILTAGIGESDLQERLGDASQWLGPDQKLAYLPQIGGVRLRLMAYSDSWDEAGRQLEAMENLVRARIKQHIYGTDEDMLERRIGQLLVATHQTVAVAESCTGGLIGDRLTNISGASAYFKGGVVAYSNDVKHRILGVEEDVLDKHGAVSEQAALQMAEGVRRLLATDIGVSVTGIMGPSGGSKEKPVGTVWIGFADQHSTRARCVLTQKDRIRNKKYASSYALNTLWYALNQISNRKLS from the coding sequence ATGAAAGTTCACCTGATGACCATCGGCGACGAACTGTTGATCGGACAGGTTGTGAATACCAATGCCTCCTGGCTCGGTGAACAAATGGTGATCCGCGGCGCCGAAGTGGTTCGGATGGTTACCGTGCCCGATGAATTGGACCTGATTGTCGAAGAATTGCGATACGCTGTCGACGATGCAGACCTCGTAATCATGACCGGTGGACTCGGGCCAACCCATGACGACCTTACCCGCGACGCCATTGCAGCCTTTTTGGGTGTTGGCCTTGCGCAAGATGATGCCGTGGTTGAAGTCATACGTGAGCGCTTCTCGAGAAGAGGCAAAGAAATGCCGGCGCGTAATGCTGTGCAGGCCATGGTGCCGGCTGGGTGTGAGGTGCTGCCCAATCAGGTGGGCACGGCCCCGGGACTCTGGTTCGAAGGCGAGCAGGTCAAGTTGTGCGCGCTGCCTGGCGTGCCCCATGAAATGCGCACTTTGATGCGCGAACACGTAATTCCGCGGGTCACCACCGACCAGCGCATACGTCCGCTTGCCCAGCGCACCATTCTTACAGCTGGCATCGGGGAGTCGGATCTGCAGGAACGGCTGGGGGATGCAAGCCAGTGGCTTGGTCCAGATCAAAAACTGGCGTATCTGCCGCAAATTGGCGGTGTCCGGTTACGGCTGATGGCCTATAGCGATTCCTGGGATGAGGCCGGCCGGCAGTTGGAAGCCATGGAGAACCTGGTAAGAGCGCGCATCAAGCAGCATATTTATGGGACTGATGAGGACATGCTTGAGCGCCGCATCGGCCAGTTGCTGGTGGCCACGCACCAAACGGTCGCCGTCGCTGAGAGTTGTACAGGCGGATTGATCGGAGATCGGCTGACCAACATCAGCGGGGCATCTGCTTATTTTAAAGGGGGTGTGGTCGCATACAGCAACGATGTTAAGCACCGCATTCTTGGGGTAGAGGAAGACGTGCTGGATAAACACGGCGCTGTGAGTGAACAGGCTGCCTTGCAGATGGCTGAGGGGGTGCGCCGGCTGCTGGCAACAGACATCGGTGTCTCGGTGACGGGCATAATGGGCCCGTCTGGTGGGAGCAAGGAGAAACCGGTTGGCACCGTATGGATCGGATTTGCCGACCAGCACAGCACGCGTGCGCGCTGCGTGCTCACCCAGAAAGACCGCATCCGCAACAAGAAGTATGCATCCTCTTATGCCCTGAACACCCTTTGGTATGCGTTGAACCAGATTAGTAACCGTAAGCTATCATGA
- the pyrE gene encoding orotate phosphoribosyltransferase, which produces MAETISAEQVEEQIARALLSIGAVSLSPHAPYTWASGLKSPIYCDNRMIMGYPEIRGKVTAGFVAAIANAGFNFDVLAGTATAGIPHAAWLAHALACPMIYVRSKAKGHGRQNQIEGPLPAGQNVLVIEDLVSTGKSSMAAVEALQDAGANVVGVLAIFSYGFDGAAAVFNAANVPCHTLTNFHTLLQVASETGHLQEDQVRTMQNWRQDPKVWSEQAPA; this is translated from the coding sequence ATGGCTGAAACGATCTCTGCAGAACAGGTTGAAGAACAGATTGCCAGGGCCTTGCTGTCGATTGGCGCCGTATCTCTGAGTCCACATGCACCGTATACATGGGCATCTGGACTCAAATCTCCCATCTATTGTGACAACCGGATGATTATGGGGTATCCTGAAATCAGAGGCAAGGTGACTGCCGGTTTTGTTGCTGCAATCGCGAACGCTGGATTCAACTTCGATGTACTGGCCGGCACAGCAACCGCCGGCATCCCACATGCTGCATGGCTGGCACACGCCCTTGCTTGCCCTATGATATACGTGCGATCCAAAGCGAAAGGGCACGGCCGGCAAAACCAGATCGAAGGGCCACTGCCAGCAGGGCAAAATGTGCTTGTTATAGAAGACCTCGTTTCAACCGGCAAGTCGTCTATGGCTGCCGTTGAGGCGTTGCAAGACGCCGGCGCAAACGTCGTAGGTGTACTGGCGATCTTCTCGTACGGATTTGATGGCGCGGCAGCTGTGTTCAACGCTGCAAATGTGCCGTGTCATACCCTCACAAATTTTCATACCCTTTTGCAGGTCGCAAGCGAGACGGGGCATTTGCAAGAAGACCAGGTACGCACCATGCAAAACTGGCGACAAGACCCCAAAGTGTGGTCCGAGCAAGCACCGGCCTGA
- the pgsA gene encoding CDP-diacylglycerol--glycerol-3-phosphate 3-phosphatidyltransferase produces the protein MNGRASYMMNVPNAITVSRIILTPVVLVLLFMESFEAHLGALVVFIIAAITDYYDGKLARTLQKGTRLGKFLDPLADKILVLGTFIAFAVLMPQLVPWWAVALIAARDAFVTGLRTWHESNGRSLRTMHLAKAKTTVQLVFLIGMLLVLTLSKMTGVLSEVGNWVLDSEIPWWSMMVVVAFTLITGFVYLFNATDASEN, from the coding sequence ATGAATGGAAGAGCGAGCTACATGATGAATGTCCCCAATGCCATTACAGTGAGTAGAATCATACTCACGCCTGTTGTTCTGGTATTACTATTTATGGAGTCTTTTGAAGCGCATCTTGGGGCACTTGTTGTCTTCATTATTGCGGCGATCACAGACTACTACGATGGGAAGCTGGCCCGTACGCTGCAGAAAGGTACCCGGCTGGGCAAATTCCTCGATCCCCTGGCGGATAAAATACTGGTACTGGGTACGTTCATTGCTTTTGCCGTTCTCATGCCGCAACTCGTGCCCTGGTGGGCTGTTGCCCTCATTGCTGCGCGCGATGCTTTTGTGACGGGGCTGCGTACCTGGCATGAATCTAATGGCCGAAGCCTGCGAACGATGCATTTGGCAAAGGCAAAAACCACCGTGCAACTGGTATTTCTGATTGGCATGTTGCTGGTCCTTACCTTGAGTAAAATGACGGGCGTTTTGTCGGAAGTGGGCAACTGGGTCCTCGATAGCGAAATTCCCTGGTGGAGCATGATGGTTGTCGTGGCTTTTACGTTGATTACAGGCTTTGTGTACCTGTTTAACGCCACCGATGCTTCCGAGAACTGA
- the dnaK gene encoding molecular chaperone DnaK, protein MGKIIGIDLGTTNSVVAVMEGGEPVVITNAEGARTTPSVVAFKSDGERLVGAPAKRQAITNPTNTIFSIKRFMGRMHDEVSEEMKTVPYAVVKGDGGTARVEVNDRVYTPQEISSMVLQKLKQTAEDYLGESVTEAVVTVPAYFNDAQRKATKEAGEIAGLTIRRIINEPTAAALAYGLDKKDEDRIIAVYDLGGGTYDISILELGDGVFEVKATNGDTHLGGDDLDQRLIDHIADEFKNLEGIDLRKDPMALQRLKEAAEKAKIELSSAAQTTINLPFITATQEGPKHLNLELSRSKFEQLIDDLIERTIPPMQAALKDAGLSKGEIDEVIMVGGSTRVPLVQQTVEKFFGKKPNRSVNPDEVVATGAAVQGGVLSGDVSDVLLLDVTPLNLGIETLGGVMTVLIPANTTIPTRKSEIFSTASDNQPSVEIHVLQGDREVASGNRTIGRFHLDGIPPAPRGVPQIEVTFDIDADGILSVSAKDKATGKEQSVRIEASSGLSKDEIEKMRTDAREHAADDKKKREEAEKTNAASALIYTTEKNLKEYGDKISSEKRAKIDGALERLKQVHSEENATEIESAMDQLNEAWAAASEDLQKAYQEAAQAEAGGDGAPAGEGAPVDDDEVKDVDFEVVDEEEEK, encoded by the coding sequence ATGGGAAAAATTATTGGAATTGACTTGGGGACAACGAATTCGGTTGTTGCCGTAATGGAAGGCGGTGAACCCGTTGTTATTACAAATGCTGAAGGCGCACGCACGACCCCTTCAGTGGTTGCTTTTAAGTCAGATGGCGAGCGTCTTGTAGGCGCGCCAGCTAAAAGACAGGCAATTACAAACCCAACAAACACCATCTTCTCGATCAAACGCTTCATGGGTCGGATGCACGACGAAGTGTCGGAAGAAATGAAAACGGTCCCGTACGCAGTTGTGAAGGGTGATGGTGGCACGGCAAGGGTTGAAGTAAACGACCGCGTGTACACCCCGCAGGAAATTTCCTCTATGGTCCTGCAGAAATTGAAGCAGACCGCAGAAGATTACCTTGGTGAAAGTGTAACTGAAGCTGTTGTAACGGTGCCGGCATATTTTAATGATGCCCAGCGTAAAGCAACCAAAGAAGCCGGCGAAATTGCCGGCCTTACGATCCGTCGTATCATCAACGAGCCAACTGCAGCCGCCCTGGCTTATGGCCTCGACAAAAAAGATGAAGACCGGATCATTGCAGTATATGACCTTGGTGGCGGTACCTATGATATCTCCATCCTCGAACTTGGCGATGGTGTATTCGAAGTAAAAGCCACAAACGGCGACACACACCTTGGTGGTGACGACCTCGACCAGCGTTTGATTGACCATATCGCTGACGAGTTCAAAAACCTCGAAGGCATCGACCTTCGCAAAGATCCCATGGCCCTGCAGCGCCTCAAAGAAGCCGCTGAGAAAGCCAAAATTGAACTTTCAAGTGCTGCGCAGACCACAATCAACCTGCCGTTCATCACAGCAACGCAGGAAGGTCCGAAGCACTTGAACCTCGAACTTTCCCGCTCGAAATTTGAGCAACTGATCGACGACCTGATCGAGCGCACTATTCCACCGATGCAGGCTGCATTGAAAGACGCCGGCCTCAGCAAAGGTGAAATTGACGAAGTGATCATGGTAGGTGGTTCAACCCGCGTACCGCTTGTACAGCAGACCGTCGAGAAATTCTTTGGCAAAAAGCCAAACCGCTCCGTTAACCCGGATGAAGTGGTTGCTACCGGTGCAGCAGTTCAAGGTGGTGTACTCTCTGGTGATGTCAGCGACGTACTGCTCCTCGACGTAACCCCACTGAACCTGGGTATCGAAACACTTGGTGGCGTGATGACAGTGCTCATCCCGGCCAACACAACGATCCCAACCCGCAAAAGCGAAATTTTCTCTACGGCGTCTGACAACCAGCCGTCTGTAGAAATCCACGTATTGCAGGGTGATCGCGAAGTAGCTTCTGGTAACCGCACCATCGGCCGCTTTCACCTCGATGGCATTCCGCCGGCGCCACGTGGCGTTCCGCAGATTGAAGTAACCTTCGACATCGACGCTGACGGCATCCTGAGCGTGTCTGCCAAAGACAAAGCAACAGGCAAAGAGCAGTCGGTACGTATCGAAGCATCCAGCGGTTTGAGCAAGGATGAAATCGAAAAAATGCGAACGGATGCACGCGAACACGCGGCAGACGACAAGAAAAAGCGCGAAGAAGCAGAAAAAACCAACGCTGCCAGCGCGCTAATCTACACAACCGAGAAAAACCTCAAAGAGTACGGCGACAAAATCTCTTCAGAAAAACGCGCTAAAATCGATGGTGCACTGGAGCGGTTGAAGCAGGTACACAGCGAGGAAAACGCAACTGAAATCGAATCAGCCATGGACCAGCTCAATGAAGCGTGGGCCGCAGCAAGCGAAGACTTGCAGAAAGCCTACCAGGAAGCTGCCCAGGCTGAGGCAGGTGGCGACGGCGCCCCAGCCGGCGAAGGCGCACCAGTTGACGATGATGAAGTGAAAGACGTCGACTTCGAAGTAGTAGACGAGGAAGAAGAGAAGTAA
- a CDS encoding response regulator transcription factor: MQSRLLWLVEDDEAFAESIAYIIDGNSDLKVARHFLSAEEVLAHLKSLAFQSVPDMVLLDIQLPEMDGVALLTALGEFLPETPVVMMTLQDDQKSVVKALNAGAVGYLVKGEPHDKVLKVIRAGLDGEFLVVGKATQHVRSHFKDEVHVSTFGLTNRQLEVLLLMCNGMNKKQVAERLSISEATADNHFRNIYRKLGVRSAQAAVAVAYKNGLCNGA; the protein is encoded by the coding sequence ATGCAATCCCGTTTACTTTGGCTCGTAGAAGATGATGAAGCCTTCGCTGAGTCGATCGCGTATATCATAGATGGGAACTCGGACCTGAAGGTAGCACGACATTTTCTTTCGGCTGAGGAGGTGTTAGCTCACCTCAAGTCGCTCGCATTCCAGTCGGTCCCGGATATGGTGTTGCTTGATATTCAGTTACCTGAAATGGATGGCGTTGCGTTACTGACCGCCCTGGGGGAGTTCTTGCCAGAAACACCCGTTGTGATGATGACACTACAGGATGATCAGAAAAGTGTGGTAAAAGCGCTAAATGCCGGCGCTGTTGGGTATCTCGTGAAAGGAGAGCCTCATGATAAAGTGCTCAAAGTAATTCGGGCTGGCCTTGATGGGGAGTTTTTGGTAGTAGGAAAGGCTACCCAGCATGTGCGGTCACACTTCAAAGACGAAGTACACGTATCTACATTTGGCTTGACGAATCGGCAACTGGAAGTCCTTCTGTTGATGTGCAACGGGATGAACAAAAAGCAGGTGGCAGAACGGCTTTCCATCAGTGAGGCAACGGCTGACAATCACTTCAGGAATATCTACCGGAAATTGGGTGTCCGATCTGCACAGGCCGCCGTTGCAGTAGCATATAAGAATGGGTTGTGTAATGGAGCCTGA
- a CDS encoding two-component regulator propeller domain-containing protein → MRSTTPGTVLLLACLYLLSLSTEAFAQPVRQSNPVEPSRFMVNQYSTKNGLPGNYASLVYPSSSGYLWSASTHGLSRFDGERIITYNASNTVGWNHANNITLVCEDQSGAIWFDTGGKKGKGLYVFNFPFEPAQVVEYHPAHYNQHFCFPEKRVAIFGDSTVHLVRHLQDITEIELPAAFINNNSFQVQLALSGTFWLAGNGVLVQFREGAFQAPFELSGPLRSMSINKQGELLVATDHDIYVYQAGELKHLRHSEVALKPLNINHSTYLWFNQPEGVWQIDGETRVIHKHPMNRSSHFPLRNVFEADGRVFGNWMIADFETRLFELTEKTDWKSIGLQQFGVRAINDIRHDREGGIWVASDVGVFHIVPRKMDVYTILEGVADRQVFALGEDKDNNIWVGAWGDGIQVLKEHRWTYITEEDGLLYNHVMSFEQGSDGAWLVGTNQGLSILRDDRVVSSHKYTWPDTYTSDLLQDSRGQIWVATFRNLFAFDAGQYTPVWPDSVLKVKAIFEDKDGALWAGTESGAVKRTENGTWKRSGMPALDSLYVKSIMQDIQGALWFATEGGGLIRKKENLSANYTSTDGLPTDLVHYTLEDDYGHLWIGTDSGLLRIRTTSFDSLDAGLLKQLPYRIFTEEDGMPNAELISGPSTALKANDGRLWVATIDGVAVIDPANLSFNTQKPELRIQKFIVQGESQALSLSQRFRPGPQNTIVFEFATLSLRSSRRREYKYRLLGQNDAWRTTRINEAKFTSLKPGVYTFEVAGSNNDGYWSEVEQFDFVIAPVYHQSVWFRGLLIGLLAGVVGLGYRQMKINGVLQEALTRNRIADDLHDDIGSKISAVAQTLGYICEKEEMSVRDFEALSRQARNARELVRDLRDSVWIVDAAHDKICDLVDRMEQFTDQIGVEHDVSFSSAVDSCETEVEMEWRRNVYLLYKEAVTNIVRHAKATEIQAHVVVSGRTFSLVLRDNGVGFQRAKKGTGRGQRSMKRRATAIKGDLTFSSNGDGTMVQLNTRIA, encoded by the coding sequence TTGCGTAGCACCACTCCTGGCACCGTATTGCTGCTCGCTTGTTTATATCTACTTTCCTTAAGCACAGAAGCATTCGCGCAGCCTGTACGGCAAAGCAATCCGGTTGAACCAAGTCGGTTCATGGTTAACCAGTATTCGACCAAGAACGGACTCCCGGGTAATTATGCATCACTTGTTTACCCGTCTTCCTCAGGATACCTGTGGTCTGCATCTACCCATGGTTTGAGTCGCTTTGATGGCGAGCGGATAATCACGTACAATGCTTCAAATACTGTCGGGTGGAATCACGCAAATAACATTACGCTTGTCTGTGAAGATCAGTCTGGGGCAATTTGGTTTGATACAGGTGGCAAAAAAGGGAAAGGCCTGTATGTATTCAACTTTCCTTTTGAGCCGGCACAAGTCGTTGAATACCATCCGGCGCATTATAACCAGCATTTTTGTTTTCCCGAGAAGCGTGTTGCAATTTTTGGCGATTCAACCGTTCACCTTGTGCGGCACTTGCAGGATATAACAGAAATTGAGCTACCAGCCGCATTCATAAACAACAACTCTTTTCAAGTCCAGCTTGCACTTTCAGGAACGTTCTGGTTGGCCGGAAACGGTGTTTTGGTGCAGTTTCGTGAAGGCGCTTTCCAGGCGCCATTTGAACTTTCTGGTCCGCTGCGCTCGATGAGTATAAATAAACAGGGTGAATTGCTGGTAGCAACTGATCATGATATATATGTCTATCAAGCGGGTGAATTAAAACACCTGAGACATTCTGAGGTCGCCCTCAAACCATTGAATATTAACCATTCGACGTACCTTTGGTTTAATCAACCAGAGGGTGTATGGCAAATCGATGGGGAGACAAGGGTAATTCACAAGCACCCGATGAATAGGTCTTCACACTTTCCGCTACGGAACGTTTTTGAGGCGGATGGAAGAGTTTTTGGCAATTGGATGATTGCAGATTTTGAAACGCGATTGTTTGAGTTGACCGAAAAAACAGATTGGAAATCTATCGGTTTGCAGCAGTTTGGCGTTAGAGCAATAAATGATATTCGGCATGATCGAGAGGGAGGGATTTGGGTAGCAAGCGATGTGGGTGTCTTTCATATTGTGCCGCGTAAAATGGATGTATACACTATCCTTGAAGGTGTTGCTGACCGCCAGGTATTTGCGCTCGGCGAAGACAAAGATAACAACATTTGGGTAGGTGCTTGGGGGGATGGCATCCAGGTGCTAAAGGAGCATCGGTGGACCTATATCACAGAAGAAGATGGACTGCTCTACAACCATGTGATGTCCTTCGAGCAAGGAAGCGATGGTGCCTGGCTGGTTGGTACCAATCAGGGCCTATCTATTCTTCGAGATGATCGTGTTGTATCAAGTCACAAGTATACCTGGCCTGATACGTACACCTCAGACTTATTACAAGACAGTAGGGGCCAGATTTGGGTAGCAACCTTCAGGAATTTATTCGCTTTCGACGCGGGCCAATACACGCCTGTGTGGCCTGATAGTGTACTCAAGGTAAAAGCTATATTCGAAGACAAAGATGGAGCACTGTGGGCCGGAACGGAATCCGGTGCTGTGAAACGTACCGAGAATGGGACCTGGAAGCGCTCGGGGATGCCGGCTTTGGATTCACTTTATGTAAAAAGCATAATGCAAGACATACAGGGTGCCCTGTGGTTTGCAACAGAGGGCGGGGGATTGATACGTAAAAAAGAAAATCTTTCTGCAAACTATACCAGTACGGATGGGCTGCCAACAGACCTCGTTCACTATACACTGGAAGATGATTATGGCCATCTCTGGATAGGGACAGACAGCGGTTTGCTCCGCATTCGTACTACTAGTTTTGACTCACTGGACGCCGGCCTTCTTAAGCAGTTACCTTATCGCATTTTTACAGAAGAAGACGGGATGCCCAATGCGGAGCTAATTTCAGGGCCATCGACTGCTTTGAAAGCAAACGACGGACGATTGTGGGTTGCAACCATTGATGGTGTAGCGGTCATAGACCCTGCAAATTTGTCTTTCAATACCCAAAAGCCAGAGCTGCGCATTCAAAAATTTATTGTGCAGGGAGAGTCGCAAGCCCTCTCGCTAAGCCAGCGCTTTAGACCCGGACCTCAAAACACAATTGTATTTGAATTTGCCACCCTCAGTCTCCGTTCTTCTCGGCGGCGGGAATATAAATACAGACTATTGGGGCAGAATGATGCATGGCGAACAACGCGCATCAACGAGGCAAAATTCACGAGCCTCAAACCCGGCGTGTATACTTTCGAAGTTGCTGGAAGTAACAATGATGGCTATTGGAGTGAGGTAGAGCAATTCGATTTCGTGATCGCACCGGTTTACCATCAGTCGGTGTGGTTCAGGGGCCTGCTCATTGGTTTACTCGCTGGCGTTGTTGGGCTAGGATACAGGCAGATGAAAATCAATGGCGTATTGCAGGAGGCATTGACACGCAACCGTATTGCTGATGATTTACATGACGACATCGGGAGCAAAATAAGCGCAGTCGCACAGACACTGGGGTATATTTGTGAGAAAGAAGAAATGTCCGTACGAGATTTTGAAGCACTCAGCCGGCAAGCCAGAAATGCCAGAGAACTGGTTCGGGACCTCCGAGACTCTGTTTGGATTGTAGATGCTGCGCATGATAAAATTTGTGACCTGGTTGATCGAATGGAGCAGTTCACGGACCAAATAGGTGTTGAGCATGATGTTAGCTTCTCATCGGCTGTAGACTCTTGTGAAACAGAAGTAGAAATGGAGTGGCGTAGAAACGTATATCTGCTTTACAAAGAAGCTGTTACTAATATAGTACGGCATGCCAAGGCGACAGAAATACAAGCACATGTTGTGGTAAGTGGCCGGACTTTTTCTTTGGTGCTGCGCGATAATGGAGTTGGCTTCCAGAGAGCAAAAAAAGGCACTGGAAGAGGGCAGCGTTCGATGAAACGCAGGGCGACGGCTATAAAAGGTGACCTGACATTTTCAAGCAATGGTGATGGCACTATGGTCCAGCTTAATACAAGGATAGCGTAA
- a CDS encoding T9SS type A sorting domain-containing protein, whose product MVKHGSLIVVAFWLFAGALVNAQDKSTSSRQTRALPAQIKQLALRDASDGAKQGAVNHLGWSVSLFENRAHIGAFEDAGGGEQWGVSFVLDYDGINWTRGEALSEAEELLRVGHGCSFDTANVQVRGFPFDLFGQGGQANVRGDVTQELHAGVGIAGDKFGWSVAHSGDLVLIGAPGVDDEKGSAFVFAYDGTSWIEVQELNPSNGKTGDQFGFGVSLFGDRALVGAPGDNENSGAVYVFEYDGTSWVQVLKLTGSDSPLPVELTTFRAVTSGSNISVSWATASEFNNAGFAVELSPSDRAFERVGFITGHGTTNIPRQYELSLSDITPGPYFLRLKQIDFDGTFFYSETVNVVVGATAYTLTQNYPNPFNPQTHIHYTLPVSNHVRLEVFNLLGQPVQLLVNEAQAAGSYAVRFDAHDLPNGTYSYRLTSGSFTETKTMVLLK is encoded by the coding sequence ATGGTCAAACATGGCTCGTTAATAGTGGTCGCGTTTTGGTTGTTTGCCGGGGCGCTGGTAAACGCGCAGGACAAATCAACATCTTCACGTCAGACGCGGGCGTTGCCCGCTCAAATTAAGCAGTTGGCTTTGCGTGATGCATCTGATGGTGCAAAGCAGGGAGCGGTCAATCATTTAGGTTGGAGCGTATCGCTATTTGAGAATCGCGCGCATATCGGTGCTTTTGAAGATGCCGGCGGTGGCGAACAGTGGGGGGTGTCTTTTGTGTTGGATTATGATGGCATAAATTGGACACGAGGCGAAGCGCTGTCGGAAGCAGAAGAGTTGCTTCGTGTAGGACATGGATGCAGTTTTGATACTGCAAACGTGCAGGTTCGGGGATTCCCTTTTGATCTCTTTGGTCAGGGCGGTCAAGCGAATGTACGTGGAGACGTAACGCAAGAGCTACATGCCGGCGTAGGGATTGCTGGTGATAAATTTGGTTGGAGTGTTGCACATTCAGGTGATCTTGTGCTCATAGGTGCGCCAGGTGTTGATGACGAGAAAGGTTCTGCCTTTGTATTTGCATACGACGGTACCAGTTGGATCGAGGTACAGGAGCTAAACCCAAGTAATGGGAAAACTGGCGATCAGTTTGGCTTTGGGGTGTCGCTGTTTGGTGATCGCGCGCTGGTTGGCGCGCCTGGTGATAATGAAAACAGTGGTGCCGTGTATGTATTTGAATACGATGGGACAAGCTGGGTTCAGGTGTTGAAATTGACTGGGTCTGATAGCCCACTTCCTGTTGAATTAACTACATTTCGTGCGGTCACCTCAGGCTCAAATATATCCGTATCCTGGGCTACGGCGTCTGAGTTCAATAACGCGGGGTTTGCAGTAGAACTGAGCCCATCAGATCGTGCCTTCGAGCGGGTTGGATTTATAACAGGGCATGGCACAACCAACATACCCCGGCAATATGAACTATCTCTGTCAGATATTACACCGGGTCCCTATTTCCTTCGACTAAAGCAGATCGACTTTGATGGCACCTTCTTCTACAGTGAAACGGTTAACGTAGTTGTTGGCGCAACGGCGTATACCCTGACGCAGAATTACCCCAATCCGTTTAATCCCCAAACACACATCCACTATACGCTTCCTGTAAGTAATCATGTCAGACTGGAAGTGTTTAATTTGTTAGGGCAACCAGTTCAATTGCTCGTTAATGAAGCGCAGGCGGCGGGTTCTTATGCGGTCCGTTTTGATGCCCACGATTTACCAAATGGGACGTACTCTTATCGCTTGACATCAGGATCATTCACTGAAACGAAAACGATGGTGCTACTGAAGTGA
- a CDS encoding MBL fold metallo-hydrolase has protein sequence MRKRTEKRRWIRYVLWLLLLVTVGVGVIMIDTWSALGKRPGGERLAQIQNSPQYAGNKFVNPLPPRNPEFLRVMRRWFFEETPDKEPVTPVPLNQIKPAFFDATPPDLRITWFGHSSFLVELDGQRILVDPVWGDHASPGRIFGVKRFHAPPISLENLPAIDAVVLSHDHYDHLNEPTIKRLKDIVPLFVVPLGLGAHLEYWGVSPEKIRELDWWGEVAVGNMRLVCTPARHFSGRSLTDRDATLWAGWAFVGTEHRAYYSGDTGMFPGFQEIGDRLGPFDITLMETGAYNSDWVDVHMGPEQAVAAHQMVRGNLLVPVHWGTFALAFHSWTEPVERVLAAAKNVGIEVATPRPGDSIVPTAVPQDKWWPAVPWKTAKETPIISTRLSDEIVARIRALQDEMP, from the coding sequence ATGCGTAAAAGAACGGAGAAACGGCGTTGGATACGATACGTTTTATGGCTGTTGTTGTTGGTAACTGTGGGGGTGGGCGTCATTATGATTGATACATGGTCCGCATTGGGTAAACGCCCTGGTGGGGAACGGCTTGCGCAGATTCAAAACTCACCGCAATACGCCGGCAACAAGTTTGTTAATCCATTGCCACCACGCAATCCGGAATTTCTTCGTGTTATGCGCCGCTGGTTTTTTGAGGAAACGCCCGACAAGGAGCCTGTCACACCCGTTCCACTGAACCAGATCAAGCCGGCATTCTTCGACGCTACGCCACCAGATTTGCGCATTACCTGGTTCGGCCACTCCTCGTTCCTGGTAGAACTGGACGGGCAGCGTATTCTGGTAGACCCTGTTTGGGGAGATCATGCTTCACCCGGACGTATCTTTGGCGTGAAGCGATTTCATGCACCACCGATCAGTCTTGAGAATTTGCCGGCCATTGATGCCGTGGTACTTTCACATGACCACTACGATCACCTCAACGAACCAACAATAAAACGGCTTAAGGATATTGTGCCCCTGTTTGTTGTCCCGCTCGGATTGGGTGCCCACCTTGAGTACTGGGGTGTGTCTCCTGAGAAGATTAGAGAACTGGACTGGTGGGGTGAGGTCGCTGTAGGAAACATGCGGTTGGTATGCACACCCGCTCGACATTTTTCAGGCCGCTCGCTGACAGATAGAGACGCAACGCTGTGGGCCGGCTGGGCCTTTGTCGGCACGGAGCACAGGGCATACTATAGTGGCGATACAGGCATGTTTCCTGGGTTTCAAGAGATTGGAGACCGTTTGGGCCCTTTTGATATCACCTTGATGGAAACCGGTGCCTATAATTCAGATTGGGTAGACGTGCACATGGGGCCGGAGCAGGCCGTTGCCGCCCATCAGATGGTTCGCGGCAACCTGCTGGTGCCTGTGCATTGGGGCACCTTTGCCCTCGCGTTTCACTCATGGACCGAACCTGTTGAGCGCGTGTTGGCTGCTGCTAAAAATGTTGGTATTGAGGTAGCAACGCCTCGGCCGGGGGACAGCATTGTACCAACTGCGGTGCCACAAGACAAATGGTGGCCGGCAGTACCCTGGAAAACCGCCAAAGAAACCCCCATCATCTCAACCCGCCTGTCTGACGAAATTGTGGCGCGTATTCGAGCACTTCAGGATGAAATGCCCTAA